In the Podospora bellae-mahoneyi strain CBS 112042 chromosome 4, whole genome shotgun sequence genome, one interval contains:
- a CDS encoding hypothetical protein (EggNog:ENOG503PC3P; COG:S) has product MIAEAITPSESGARYRLRLLFKSHLGKGATGGSADDYYACLWCVSAAVTVRESDATVFRSADDLLQHLSRHPQPLPQIPGVNVCYGPEPEQPDFDLHLPDGPVPVPMPDNVTRLATAIAIKDHFRRHGRGKLEKPPRYDGEMLEFMEGARIMGVMFPEKWEGKWCLGRHDGMFGAFPSKVIELRAPQESEVPVRGESGMIVTTRWKWTPPKSGGVAWVAFGKGEVITNVQCLYADYWCWYGTNSKGKTGAFPQSHVDLQTLKAQESTAPRRPRRGLFLFGR; this is encoded by the exons ATGATAGCCGAAGCAATCACCCCCTCTGAATCCGGAGCTCGATATCGACTCCGATTACTCTTCAAATCCCACCTCGGCAAGGGCGCAACAGGCGGAAGCGCAGACGATTACTACGCTTGCCTGTGGTGCGTGAGTGCGGCTGTGACAGTGCGGGAGAGCGACGCGACTGTCTTCCGGTCAGCGGACGACCTCCTGCAGCATTTATCCCGACACCCGCAGCCATTACCTCAAATACCTGGGGTGAACGTTTGCTATGGACCCGAGCCAGAACAGCCCGATTTTGACCTGCACCTGCCCGACGGCCCTGTGCCCGTACCCATGCCGGACAACGTCACCCGGTTGGCGACGGCTATTGCAATCAAAGACCACTTTCGACGTCATGGGCGAGGGAAGCTCGAGAAGCCGCCGAGGTATGATGGTGAAATGCTTGAGTTTATGGAAGGGGCGAGGATCATGGGGGTCATGTTCCCCGAGAAGTGGGAGGGCAAGTGGTGTCTGGGGAGACATGACGGAATGTTTGGGGCTTTCCCGTCGAAGGTGATTGAGCTCCGGGCGCCGCAGGAGAGTGAGGTTCCTGTGCGTGGGGAGAGTGGGATGATTGTGACCACGCGGTGGAAGTGGACTCCTCCCAAATCCGGCGGTGTAGCTTGGGTGGCGTTTGGGAAAGGCGAGGTCATCACAAATGTCCAGT GTCTTTATGCGGATTACTGGTGCTGGTATGGGACAAATAGCAAGGGCAAGACTGGTGCATTTCCCCAGTCACATGTCGATTTGCAGACCCTCAAAGCGCAAGAGTCAACTGCACCGAGACGTCCAAGGCGGGgattgtttttgtttggaAGATAA
- a CDS encoding hypothetical protein (EggNog:ENOG503P1US; COG:S) — translation MENPEKPAGGQADDLHSMPCVLKLPFESLSTAPISLDQVPAARYRFIDAKPFANGRYLRVVETDILPKNRYAAISYVWKGVPPLNPTANPPPTMTIKSAFNADPISLPALRTACRAALQLECPLVWLDGLCIKQGDEDDKAWQIQRMFSIYEHCHVCLILPGGLSRLVALEEETNWVSRAWTLQEAIAPPRCKVLFSWTHGTCYLESLFYLYVEQVEGDESGAGMTELMSLLAASSRATYLVTKSEDDPTQEKKQKLEMNLIVGDKRPGDRVQRNALIGALDLKGNEGMASAIWRAAMMCVAYRPVDMILSIMGMFGVSLDAREFGHDDRLKAALALMREILARGGRAEWLGVIPSLPPGKVFSTAPNILELGEGVEAHLGDEDSMENGLLWWLQGAPTGFVDEDGYVNVTAPVASVIVSASGGSENTTGKGAHSIRDHGHQQWDIIDVQGGSSLPPYAVHLGEKKNYLNGSYPTWSDPENNLFMLVGQDSNGGLRVAGYAVGTAQVLSSSGWSTNETIRVKIRSVY, via the exons ATGGAGAACCCCGAAAAACCAGCTGGTGGACAGGCCGACGATCTTCACTCCATGCCATGCGTCCTGAAGCTTCCCTTCGAGTCCCTTTCCACGGCCCCCATTTCCCTCGACCAAGTACCCGCAGCTCGGTACCGTTTCATCGACGCCAAACCCTTCGCCAACGGCAGGTATCTCCGAGTAGTCGAAACAGACATCCTGCCCAAAAACCGCTACGCCGCCATCTCCTACGTCTGGAAAGGCGTCCCCCCCTTAaaccccaccgccaacccacccccaacaatGACCATCAAATCCGCCTTCAACGCCgaccccatctccctccccgccctccgcACCGCCTGCCGCGCCGCCCTCCAGCTTGAATGCCCCCTCGTCTGGCTCGACGGCCTCTGCATCAAGCAAGgggacgaagacgacaaggCTTGGCAGATTCAGAGAATGTTCTCCATCTATGAGCACTGCCACGTCTGTCTCATCCTCCCTGGAGGTTTGTCACGACTTGTCGCCCTTGAGGAAGAAACCAACTGGGTCTCCCGCGCATGGACTCTCCAAGAAGCTATCGCGCCGCCCCGGTGCAAGGTGTTATTTTCATGGACCCATGGCACTTGTTATCTAGAGTCGCTGTTCTACTTGTATGTTGAACAAGTGGAGGGTGACGAGTCAGGGGCGGGAATGACGGAGCTGATGTCTTTGTTGGCGGCGTCTTCTAGGGCGACTTATCTGGTTACGAAATCGGAAGATGATCCCACGCAGGAAAAGAAACAGAAGTTGGAAATGAACTTGATAGTGGGGGATAAACGGCCCGGGGACAGGGTGCAGAGGAATGCACTGATTGGGGCGCTGGATCTGAAGGGGAACGAGGGGATGGCCTCGGCGATTTGGCGGGCGGCCATGATGTGTGTTGCGTATCGGCCTGTGGATATGATTCTCAGTATTATGGGCATGTTTGGAGTGTCTTTGGACGCAAGGGAGTTTGGACACGATGACAGGCTAAAGGCAGCACTCGCTCTCATGAGAGAGATTTTGGCTCGAGGTGGCCGGGCTGAGTGGCTTGGAGTGATTCCAAGCCTGCCTCCAGGTAAGGTTTTCTCAACTGCACCAAACATTctggagcttggggaaggtGTTGAGGCGCATTTGGGGGATGAAGATTCCATGGAGAATGGGTTGCTTTGGTGGTTACAGGGGGCCCCGACCGGTTTTGTCGATGAAGACGGCTATGTCAATGTCACAGCACCAGTTGCCTCTGTGATCGTGTCTGCTTCTGGGGGATCTGAAAACACCACGGGCAAGGGGGCTCACAGTATACGGGATCATGGACATCAACAATGGGACATAATCGACGTGCAAGGTGGATCGTCGTTGCCACCATACGCGGTTCACCttggagaaaagaagaacTATCTCAACGGAAGCTACCCTACTTGGTCTGACCCTGAGAATAACCTGTTTATGTTGGTAGGACAAGACAGCAACGGCGGGCTACGGGTCGCAGGATATGCTGTTGGAACAGCCCAGGTGCTTTCATCTTCTGGATGGAGCACAAATGAGACAATCAGGGTCAAG ATTAGATCAGTATACTGA
- a CDS encoding hypothetical protein (EggNog:ENOG503P2P4; COG:S), which yields MATAPWTFTPFPALPPAFLPNTLFYNATSSNVTYQISLSYPFEWGPSSLPTAEITNKTALTVYVTDGNALASTAADHLKRRKPVDPSQPDALVVGIGYPLTDNVYALTQRSIDFGAPIPGDPVPWGADTFIDFINLTLRPWVQDTIFPNVNFTRDAIYGHSSGGLFVTYALITKPDLFDTFMAASPSLTLMNQTVLMNVTRRLGDGMDIPGDIEFGQNQTKPAVFIGYGELEDYPLRRRTQTESQFQARKNLLQRFGLGRYSHELFDRLVGSGRMRDVAVKEYAGMDHAAVGGSALLDGIAYFLDW from the coding sequence ATGGCCACTGCCCCCTGGAcattcacccccttcccggccctccccccagccttcctccccaacaccctcttctacaacgccacctcctccaacgtAACCTACcaaatctccctctcctaccCCTTCGAATGGGgcccttcctctctccccacAGCAGAAATAACCAACAAAACCGCCTTGACAGTCTACGTCACAGACGGCAACGCCCtagcctcaacagcagccgaCCACCTCAAACGCCGCAAACCCGTCGACCCCTCCCAACCCGATGCTTTGGTCGTCGGTATTGGTTACCCACTCACAGACAACGTCTACGCCCTTACCCAACGCAGCATCGACTTCGGCGCTCCCATCCCCGGCGACCCCGTTCCCTGGGGTGCAGACACCTTCATCGACTTCATCAACCTTACCCTCCGCCCCTGGGTGCAGGacaccatcttccccaacGTCAACTTCACTCGGGACGCTATATACGGCCATTCAAGCGGGGGTCTCTTCGTTACCTACGCCTTGATCACGAAACCCGACTTATTCGATACATTTATGGCCGCCAGTCCATCACTCACGTTGATGAACCAGACGGTCCTAATGAATGTCACGCGGAGGTTGGGAGACGGGATGGACATCCCTGGTGACATTGAGTTTGGGCAGAACCAGACCAAGCCAGCGGTCTTTATCGGATATGGCGAGTTGGAGGATTAcccgctgaggaggaggacgcaGACGGAGTCCCAGTTTCAGGCGAGGAAGAATCTTTTGCAGAGGTTTGGGCTGGGGAGGTATAGTCATGAGCTGTTTGATCGGCTTGTGGGGAGCgggaggatgagggatgTGGCGGTGAAGGAGTATGCGGGGATGGATCATGCTGCTGTGGGGGGGAGTGCGTTGTTGGATGGGATTGCGTATTTTTTGGATTGGTAG
- a CDS encoding hypothetical protein (EggNog:ENOG503P6DB; CAZy:CE3; COG:O): MQLSNLLTIALAGLASASPVELVERQQKLRIMPLGDSITEIACWRAFVWDQIAAAGFANQVQYVGSQNSNPQGCRPTTTNWDQRHEGHSGWLAIDIANNYLANWLRSTPADIVQFMLGTNDVFRGRSTNDIIAAYTKMVQIMRAANPKMKIIVDLVIPLGVGSNSAIQALNARIPAWAAGLNTTESPIVIADCNTGYKTSDLRDGVHPSIAGDQFLATKIGPPLLNYIRESLAGN, translated from the exons ATGCaactctccaacctcctcaccattgCCCTCGCCGGGTTGGCTTCTGCCTCCCCTGTTGAGCTGGTCGAGCGTCAGCAAAAGCTTCGCATCA TGCCTCTTGGTGACTCCATCACCGAAATCGCCTGCTGGCGCGCCTTCGTCTGGGATCAGATCGCTGCGGCCGGCTTCGCCAACCAGGTCCAATACGTTGGTTCTCAGAACTCCAACCCCCAGGGCTGCCGTCCTACGACCACGAACTGGGATCAGCGCCACGAGGGTCATTCCGGCTGGCTCGCGATTGATATCGCCAACAACTACCTCGCCAACTGGCTCCGGAGCACACCGGCTGATATCGTCCAGTTCATGCTTGGCACCAACGATGTGTTCAGGGGGAGAAGCACCAATGATATCATTGCTGCCTACACCAAGATGGTTCAGATCATGAGGGCGGCGAACCCCAAGATGAAGATCATT GTCGATCTTGTCATCCCCCTCGGCGTTGGCTCCAACTCGGCTATCCAGGCCCTCAACGCCCGAATCCCCGCCTGGGCTGCTggcctcaacaccaccgagaGCCCCATCGTCATTGCTGACTGCAACACCGGCTACAAGACTTCCGACTTGCGTGATGGCGTCCACCCTAGCATTGCTGGTGATCAGTTCCTCGCCACCAAGATTGGACCGCCTCTTCTCAACTATATCAGAGAGTCGCTGGCTGGTAACTAG
- a CDS encoding hypothetical protein (EggNog:ENOG503P04U; COG:S): MRLIDTTTLKLREFTAYTTSDYPKYAVLSHTWGAEEVTFQDMMTEPLPSEKRGFAKIKATCELARIDGLNFAWVDTCCIDKSSSAELTEAINSMYAWYRASETCYAFLEDLESTTEISASSGFAKCRWFTRGWTLQELIAPTKLKFYDKNWVYRGSKHDLAVTLKGITRIPIGILKREQELTTKSVAQRMSWAAFRETTRIEDEAYCLLGIFGIHMPLIYGEGFQAFQRLQQEIVKSIGDMTILAWGSVQGGQGSSEGLQGLFAPSPDAFWIPGVINCLPSLPDITITTRGLRVSRNTWMPLWIHGTTYYLIVGAFSPWTERVSTMQSSSVSALRLSKIGPGIFLRTGLDTEVPVDALYAQHHQSEYYLLTDIPSQINDIYVGYRKHSLHVEVNKTFHVEDAVPHSLWDDADKIFLRESAWQPHARIHYNVVLGVRFKGIGDFSAIEVVVLLDLSSHLPSLIIFQATQAPRLVSKLFGPMSKEHSMMLADLEHLNDSETSLESFVTVSTDRGPARITPVLTETEDVFLSSEEEGSAIPVANLQLKILDIGDSADSQL; the protein is encoded by the coding sequence ATGAGGCTCATTGACACTACAACGTTGAAGTTACGCGAGTTCACGGCGTACACCACTTCCGACTATCCAAAGTATGCAGTGCTCTCTCATACATGGGGCGCCGAAGAGGTCACCTTTCAGGACATGATGACGGAACCTCTACCTTCTGAAAAGAGAGGATTTGCAAAGATCAAAGCGACTTGTGAGCTTGCCCGGATTGACGGTCTGAACTTTGCCTGGGTCGATACCTGCTGCATCGATAAGTCTAGCAGTGCCGAGCTTACCGAAGCGATAAACTCCATGTATGCCTGGTATCGGGCTTCAGAAACGTGCTACGCATTCTTGGAAGATCTGGAGTCAACGACGGAAATCAGCGCAAGTTCAGGCTTTGCAAAATGCCGCTGGTTTACGCGCGGTTGGACCCTTCAAGAGCTCATCGCCCCAACAAAGCTCAAGTTTTACGATAAGAATTGGGTCTATCGGGGGTCCAAACACGATCTTGCAGTCACACTCAAGGGAATTACACGCATACCAATCGGAATTTTAAAGCGTGAGCAGGAGCTCACCACAAAGTCTGTGGCACAGCGGATGTCATGGGCGGCCTTCAGGGAGACAACGCGCATAGAAGATGAGGCGTACTGTCTACTTGGCATATTCGGCATTCACATGCCTCTCATTTATGGAGAGGGCTTTCAGGCTTTCCAAAGGCTCCAGCAGGAAATTGTCAAATCTATTGGTGATATGACCATTTTGGCATGGGGCTCTGTCCAGGGCGGCCAAGGCTCTTCAGAGGGCCTCCAGGGTCTTTTTGCACCCTCCCCAGATGCGTTTTGGATCCCGGGTGTCATCAATTGCCTCCCAAGTCTTCCCGATATAACCATAACCACAAGAGGTCTCAGGGTGTCCCGCAACACTTGGATGCCTCTCTGGATTCATGGAACAACCTACTATTTGATTGTGGGTGCTTTCAGTCCCTGGACTGAACGTGTCAGCACCATGCAGTCTTCATCGGTCTCAGCTCTGCGACTGTCAAAGATAGGGCCGGGAATCTTTCTGAGAACAGGGCTGGATACCGAGGTCCCTGTAGACGCTCTATAtgctcagcatcatcagTCCGAGTACTATCTTCTTACTGATATTCCCAGTCAGATAAACGACATTTACGTTGGATACCGCAAGCATTCACTCCACGTCGAAGTCAACAAGACGTTCCACGTGGAAGATGCAGTTCCCCATTCGCTGTGGGATGACGCAGACAAGATATTTCTCCGAGAAAGCGCCTGGCAACCACATGCCCGCATTCATTACAATGTGGTTCTTGGTGTGAGATTCAAAGGGATCGGCGACTTCAGTGCCATTGAAGTGGTTGTACTCCTTGACTTATCCTCGCATCTACCGAGCCTTATTATCTTCCAGGCCACACAGGCACCCAGGCTCGTTTCAAAGCTCTTCGGCCCAATGTCGAAAGAGCATTCGATGATGCTGGCTGACTTGGAGCATCTGAATGATTCTGAAACCAGCTTGGAAAGCTTTGTAACTGTATCCACAGACAGGGGACCCGCGAGGATTACACCGGTACTTACCGAAACGGAAGATGTGTTTCTATCgtcagaagaggaaggcagTGCCATTCCAGTAGCCAACCTCCAGCTTAAAATTCTGGACATTGGTGACAGCGCAGATTCCCAGCTGTGA
- a CDS encoding hypothetical protein (EggNog:ENOG503PS7R), with the protein MAARFHNSTLKNPAARIVPVFILDSFGEIASPDSKNFPRNAIEFYSMRDNPKERLTRMLHYLVGFYDVQLDHQELSHSDSEAIDDIFPRQKVDTTCVAVEMLESNLGLNEENFIKFKERAAALMHRFPQPPIKRPNPPSTSIDEGKRKLASRPSQRAPTKPKSFGSGEEDQIVGEE; encoded by the coding sequence ATGGCTGCTCGCTTCCATAACAGCACCCTGAAGAACCCTGCCGCGAGAATTGTACCTGTTTTTATACTTGACAGTTTCGGAGAAATCGCCAGCCCTGACTCCAAGAACTTCCCTCGGAACGCCATAGAGTTTTACAGCATGAGAGATAACCCGAAGGAGCGTCTCACCAGGATGTTGCATTACCTCGTTGGCTTCTACGACGTCCAGTTGGACCACCAGGAGCTGTCACATTCCGACTCGGAAGCCATCGATGACATCTTCCCTAGACAGAAAGTCGACACTACATGCGTAGCAGTGGAGATGCTAGAAAGTAACCTCGGTCTCAACGAGGAAAACTTTATCAAGTTCAAGGAAAGGGCAGCTGCCCTCATGCACCGCTTTCCCCAGCCACCCATCAAGCGCCCGAATCCACCGTCCACAAGCATCGACGAAGGGAAGCGGAAACTTGCCTCTAGACCATCCCAACGAGCGCCCACGAAGCCCAAGAGCTTCGGTTCCGGCGAGGAAGATCAGATCGTCGGGGAGGAATAG
- a CDS encoding hypothetical protein (COG:U; EggNog:ENOG503P1PW): MHVAHRSEISKSVKLERWLLEFLAFTGMHNDVMDFEQNHRDAISENFKLCETDFLLDEILGSVSFLRTSDISLDKRDRNYHFIHLTFQEYFAARYFVRQWKEKQPLKCLALRGGKSTESKPATFLEKHKYDTRYDIFWRFVAGLIDAGEMALDFFQMIEKEPRDILGPTHQRLIMHCLSEVERKESKFIELRAKLEKQLEKWVLFECNLMKSSRLCREMECPENVLLHVLTQASEGEKTVLFESLSGRTTVPFGIIKVVSPWLTNRTSALQYKAILRLLRNYHNNLPDEILENIAARLEDKDQGVREAAIRALGGRADLPDQVLQVIVARLEHKDGGVRSAVIRALGGRADLPDQVLQVIAARLEDKDRDVRLAAIEALLCQPALSSDVLSPYIRSFSEALLQTSFVKHLYWYASDSGIIGTSLGHVSLTGKQHNLMEAVRNLLLEKVAANVKDGHIRLGPANRSLNRPPFHAPSRLPLLRYPKGQCVHPLYQQPRPQPHRRT, translated from the exons ATGCATGTCGCTCACCGGAGCGAGATTAGCAAATCTGTCAAACTTGAGCGCTGGCTTCTTGAATTCCTCGCCTTTACTGGAATGCATAACGATGTCATGGACTTTGAGCAAAACCATCGCGACGCTATATCCGAGAACTTCAAACTCTGCGAGACAGATTTCTTGCTTGATGAAATACTTGGAAGTGTTTCTTTCCTCCGGACATCAGACATATCGCTGGACAAGCGCGACCGAAACTATCACTTCATACACCTGACATTCCAGGAGTACTTTGCGGCGCGGTATTTCGTACGGCAGTGGAAAGAGAAACAACCCCTCAAATGTTTGGCACTCAGAGGTGGAAAATCAACCGAGAGCAAGCCTGCCACTTTCCTTGAGAAGCACAAATACGATACTCGCTACGATATCTTCTGGCGCTTTGTCGCAGGATTAATAGATGCCGGTGAGATGGCCCTCGACTTCTTCCAGATGATTGAGAAGGAACCGCGCGATATCCTAGGACCTACGCACCAGCGCCTTATCATGCATTGCCTAAGCGAAGTTGAGCGGAAGGAGTCGAAATTCATAGAACTTAGGGCAAAACTGGAAAAGCAACTGGAAAAGTGGGTGCTATTCGAATGCAACTTGATGAAAAGTTCCAGGTTATGCCGCGAAATGGAGTGTCCAGAAAATGTTCTGCTCCATGTATTAACACAAGCATCTGAAGGCGAAAAAACGGTTCTTTTCGAATCACTATCTGGACGAACAACAGTACCGTTTGGTATTATAAAAGTCGTATCTCCCTGGCTGACCAACCGCACCTCTGCACTCCAATATAAGGCTATCTTGCGTCTGTTAAGAAACTACCATAATAACTTACCGGACGAGATCTTAGAGAACATCGCAGCACGACTCGAGGATAAGGACCAGGGCGTCCGGGAGGCAGCAATTCGGGCGCTTGGTGGCCgcgccgacctccccgaccag GTGCTCCAAGTCATCGTAGCACGACTCGAGCATAAGGACGGGGGCGTCCGGTCGGCAGTAATTCGGGCGCTTGGTGGCCgcgccgacctccccgaccaggTGCTCCAAGTCATCGCAGCACGACTCGAGGATAAGGACCGGGACGTCCGGTtggcagcaatcgaggcgcTTCTGTGTCAACCAGCGTTATCGTCAGATGTCCTTAGCCCATATATCCGATCCTTTTCCGAGGCTTTACTGCAGACGAGCTTCGTAAAGCATTTATACTGGTACGCTTCAGACAGTGGTATCATAGGAACCAGTCTTGGACATGTTTCTTTAACTGGTAAGCAACATAACCTTATGGAGGCGGTGAGGAACCTACTGTTAGAGAAGGTCGCCGCCAACGTAAAGGATGGACATATACGGCTGGGTCCAGCAAATCGCTCCCTTAATCGGCCCCCATTCCATGCCCCCAGCCGGTTACCACTCTTACGATATCCCAAGGGTCAGTGTGTACATCCCCTTtatcaacaaccccgcccccaaccccaccggCGTACATAG
- a CDS encoding hypothetical protein (EggNog:ENOG503PNUP), with protein MSGYMHIRAILKLYEALKPGSKEDRVDALWANILPIFFPILEDFVTETQPHPKPSTDLKEDVRVRYVEHKSDKFKPLLVIENKRTEFETQGAVWDSAAGQLLDYLEIERETARRQGFKNITLYGAVTVGRYSKFYIFPAEAKSLQPFESLVHLEFKKDEAKIVAILKKIYGAASRPPSRAGSASGVGSRPGSRGNTTAAPTGRPGSSGSNTARPGSSGTTARPGATTTASRPSTTASRPGSSGSTRPGSSGKISGSR; from the coding sequence ATGTCTGGATACATGCACATCAGGGCCATCCTCAAGCTCTACGAGGCTTTGAAGCCCGGGAGCAAGGAAGATCGAGTTGACGCTCTCTGGGCCAACATCCTCCCTATCTTTTTCCCTATCCTGGAGGACTTCGTCACCGAGACTCAGCCTCACCCCAAGCCGTCCACCGATCTTAAGGAAGACGTTAGAGTACGCTACGTCGAGCACAAGTCGGACAAGTTCAAgcccctcctcgtcatcgagaACAAGCGGACCGAGTTCGAGACCCAGGGAGCAGTCTGGGACTCCGCCGCCGGCCAGCTTCTTGACTACCTCGAGATCGAGCGTGAAACCGCCAGGCGCCAGGGCTTCAAGAACATCACCCTCTATGGCGCTGTGACCGTTGGCCGATACTCCAAGTTTTACATCTTCCCtgccgaggccaagagcCTCCAGCCGTTCGAGtccctcgtccacctcgaaTTCAAAAAAGACGAGGCTAAGATTGTTGCTATTCTCAAGAAGATTTATGGTGCTGCTTCCCGCCCTCCCTCGCGGGCTGGTTCTGCCAGTGGCGTGGGGTCTCGCCCCGGGTCCCGCGGTAACACCACGGCTGCTCCTACTGGTCGCCCTGGAAGCAGTGGCAGTAACACTGCCCGGCCTGGAAGCAGTGGCACTACCGCTCGTCCCGGTGCTACTACCACTGCTTCCCGCCCCAGCACCACTGCCTCCCGCCCCGGCTCGAGCGGCAGTACCCGCCCTGGTTCCTCTGGAAAGATCTCCGGCTCCCGCTAA
- a CDS encoding hypothetical protein (EggNog:ENOG503PC1B; COG:S): MSPIIFTCPLCGWRIYEPSATSSWMNEFRGLYLCSTEKKITLTGVGLYSDPEGGVFIAPPNTASRYDDDGYNISEQDQFGTWGYAVNNRRGFPMHDACWKLLEEAIHPEPVPLDRLFDVLDSLISAMYGKLDWGYKECCPPDGCAVKQSFPWEGVADSRQVTAPPFSSDPFSIDVDQILSRRFGTCEVPAPPANISSGPISRNDPFLSLPEELCTAIAFYLPTQDALHARLASRSFWHLFDCQQFWASRFIGRNSDLSWLFEVRRHPYRGARDWRWLYHQITDKDNNWNELIRGALHNRQHIWLSVLPIVEILELRLTPKVAVAEGDEQVVPKPGFNLRVGGTAAEHSDIWSPLKPGCRRRYKQYLPIPQERARISASTIMAGSFTYIAGLSVVSDSQTVKVGYIGPKEKERSIELDASKLRVSKVAVGLRGIHALLFADSTSSAPWLGDPDDAAITTRLGNVADIAALEVWSDGFRLVEIAIVKKEDADCSDVENNIILRNSAVWYPDIPPAHLNLNEEFFFPAQSYTQGFKPLFWTHFGGPGGIYLKDLHRISWSTADEIMAFEFQNEDVPLDCRMFGRAPLPDSDDEDNLDIFDIDGPGGERITAIEISQKYYKEDGERWLMSEGALALFKVCCTPAATAHSTLLESVFTNRGRYYQFEDEPKPRSWNVKTKLFTSPPGYIITGFYGAQFQGLVALGVITELEP; the protein is encoded by the exons ATGAGTCCAATCATCTTTACTTGTCCCCTTTGTGGATGGCGCATCTACGAACCCTCAGCCACATCATCCTGGATGAATGAATTTCGTGGCC TTTACTTATGTTCGACGGAAAAGAAGATTACCCTGACAGGTGTTGGCCTCTACAGCGATCCTGAAGGTGGCGTCTTTATCGCTCCACCGAATACAGCTAGCcgatatgatgatgatggctacAATATTTCAGAACAGGACCAGTTTGGAACCTGGGGATATGCAGTCAACAACAGACGCGGCTTTCCTATGCACGACGCCTGCTGGAAACTTTTGGAGGAAGCCATCCACCCAGAACCGGTGCCTCTTGATAGGTTGTTCGATGTCTTGGACTCTTTAATAAGCGCTATGTACGGAAAGCTTGATTGGGGCTACAAAGAATGCTGTCCGCCAGACGGCTGCGCTGTGAAGCAGTCATTCCCATGGGAGGGAGTCGCTGACAGTAGGCAAGTGACGGCGCCCCCTTTCTCATCGGATCCATTTTCCATCGACGTTGATCAGATATTGAGCCGAAGGTTTGGAACTTGTGAAGTCCCTGCCCCCCCGGCCAACATTTCATCTGGTCCAATATCGAGAAACGATCCATTCCTTTCACTTCCGGAAGAGCTTTGCACTGCAATTGCCTTCTATCTGCCTACACAGGATGCTCTTCACGCCCGCCTCGCATCACGGTCCTTTTGGCATCTATTTGATTGTCAACAATTCTGGGCATCCCGATTCATAGGTCGAAACTCAGACCTCTCATGGCTATTTGAAGTTCGTCGGCATCCCTACAGAGGTGCTCGCGATTGGCGCTGGCTGTACCACCAAATCACTGACAAGGACAATAACTGGAATGAGCTGATCCGGGGCGCTCTTCACAACAGGCAACACATTTGGCTTTCCGTTCTGCCCATTGTGGAAATTTTGGAGCTTCGTTTAACCCCAAAGGTCGCGGTTGCAGAAGGGGATGAGCAGGTGGTTCCAAAACCCGGCTTCAATTTACGAGTTGGTGGGACGGCAGCGGAGCACTCTGATATATGGAGCCCGCTAAAACCTGGATGTCGCCGTCGATACAAGCAGTACCTGCCCATTCCTCAGGAAAGGGCCCGAATTTCCGCCTCGACGATAATGGCTGGATCTTTCACGTATATTGCGGGCTTATCAGTCGTATCAGACTCACAAACTGTCAAGGTCGGCTACATTGGTCCCAAGGAAAAGGAGCGATCTATCGAACTGGATGCCTCTAAGCTAAGAGTTTCCAAAGTTGCTGTCGGGTTACGAGGTATCCACGCTCTACTGTTTGCGGactcaacaagctcagccCCCTGGCTTGGTGATCCCGATGATGCTGCAATAACAACACGGCTTGGGAATGTAGCAGATATTGCAGCACTGGAAGTTTGGTCCGAC GGATTCAGACTTGTCGAAATTGCGATTGTCAAGAAAGAAGACGCTGACTGTAGCGACGTGGAGAACAACATCATCTTGAGAAACTCCGCAGTATGGTATCCTGATATACCACCGGctcacctcaacctcaacgaaGAGTTCTTTTTTCCTGCCCAGTCATACACTCAAGGATTCAAGCCGTTATTCTGGACCCATTTCGGCGGACCAGGAGGTATATACTTAAAGGACTTGCATAGGATATCATGGAGTACGGCAGACGAGATCATGGCTTTTGAGTTTCAAAACGAGGACGTTCCATTGGACTGTCGGATGTTTGGTCGGGCTCCGCTGCCTGACtcagacgacgaggacaaTCTCGATATCTTTGATATCGATGGCCCTGGAGGGGAAAGGATCACCGCTATTGAAATCAGTCAAAAATACTATAAGGAAGATGGTGAAAGATGGTTGATGTCGGAGGGAGCATTAGCGCTGTTCAAGGTATGTTGCACACCTGCAGCCACTGCCCATTCCACCTTATTAGAGAGT GTCTTCACCAACCGTGGACGGTACTACCAGTTTGAGGACGAACCGAAGCCACGGAGTTGGAACGTCAAGACGAAGCTGTTCACATCACCTCCAGGTTACATTATTACGGGATTCTATGGGGCTCAGTTTCAGGGGCTTGTAGCGCTGGGAGTCATTACTGAGTTGGAACCTTGA